The following coding sequences are from one Chelonoidis abingdonii isolate Lonesome George chromosome 4, CheloAbing_2.0, whole genome shotgun sequence window:
- the SNRPC gene encoding U1 small nuclear ribonucleoprotein C, translating into MPKFYCDYCDTYLTHDSPSVRKTHCSGRKHKENVKDYYQKWMEEQAQSLIDKTTAAFQQGKIPPTPFSAPPPGGAMIPPPPNMPGPPRPGMMPAPHMGGPPMMPMMGPPPPGMMPVGPAPGMRPPMGGHMPMMPGPPMMRPPSRPMMVPTRPGMTRPER; encoded by the exons GTTTTATTGTGACTATTGTGACACATACCTCACCCATGACTCG CCATCTGTGAGAAAGACCCACTGCAGTGGTCGGAAACACAAAGAGAATGTGAAAGATTACTATCAGAAATGGATGGAAGAACAAGCTCAGAGCCTGATTGATAAAACAA CGGCTGCATTTCAACAAGGCAAAATTCCACCTACTCCTTTTTCTGCTCCACCTCCTGGGGGAGCCAtgatcccccctcctcccaatatGC CTGGCCCTCCACGACCAGGTATGATGCCAGCTCCCCATATGGGTGGACCTCCAATGATGCCAATGATGGGCCCACCTCCTCCAGGAATGATGCCAGTTGGTCCTG CTCCAGGGATGAGGCCGCCCATGGGAGGACACATGCCAATGATGCCAGGCCCTCCAATGAtgagacctccctccaggccAATGATGGTGCCAACGAGGCCAGGGATGACCCGTCCAGAAAGATAG